A genomic window from Canis aureus isolate CA01 chromosome 2, VMU_Caureus_v.1.0, whole genome shotgun sequence includes:
- the IDUA gene encoding alpha-L-iduronidase isoform X4, whose translation MRPPGPRAPGLALLAALLAAPRALAEAPHLVLVDAARALRPLRPFWRSTGFCPPLPHSQADRYDLSWDQQLNLAYVGAVPHGGIEQVRTHWLLELITARESAGQGLSYNFTHLDGYLDLLRENQLLPGFELMGSPSQRFTDFEDKRQVLAWKELVSLLAKRYIGRYGLSYVSKWNFETWNEPDHHDFDNVTMTLQGGWCLPGSCECGRGPSGTRVWTPVPVPGFLNYYDACSEGLRAASPALRLGGPGDSFHPWPRSPLCWGLLEHCHNGTNFFTGELGVRLDYISLHKKGAGSSIYILEQEQATVQQIRRLFPKFADTPVYNDEADPLVGWALPQPWRADVTYAAMVVKVVAQHQNPPRANGSAALRPALLSNDNAFLSFHPHPFTQRTLTARFQVNDTEPPHVQLLRKPVLTAMALLALLDGRQLWAEVSRGGTVLDSNHTVGVLASAHLPAGPRDAWRATVLLYASDDTRAHAARAVPVTLRLLGVPRGPGLVYVTLALDNPRCSPHGEWQRLGRPVFPTAEEFRRMRAAEDPVAEAPRPFPASGRLTLSVELRLPSLLLLHVCARPEKPPGPVTRLRALPLTRGQVLLVWSDERVGSKCVPVDL comes from the exons atgcggccccccggcccccgcgcccccgggctgGCGCTGCTGGCCGCGCTGCTGGCGGCGCCCCGGGCCCTCGCAGAGGCCCCGCACCTGGTGCTCGTGGACGCGGCCCGCGCGCTGCGGCCCCTGCGGCCCTTCTGGAGGAGCACCGGCTTCTG ccccccccTGCCGCACAGCCAGGCTGACCGCTATGACCTCAGCTGGGACCAGCAGCTCAACCTGGCCTATGTGGGTGCTGTCCCTCACGGGGGCATCGAGCAGGTCCGGACCCACTGGCTGCTGGAGCTCATCACGGCCAG GGAGTCAGCTGGGCAAGGCCTGAGCTACAACTTCACCCACCTGGATGGCTACCTGGATCTCCTCAGGGAGAACCAGCTCCTCCCAG GTTTTGAGCTGATGGGCAGCCCCTCCCAGCGCTTCACCGACTTCGAGGACAAGCGGCAGGTGTTGGCGTGGAAGGAGCTGGTGTCCCTCCTGGCCAAGAGATACATCG GGAGGTATGGACTCTCATACGTTTCCAAGTGGAACTTCGAGACATGGAATGAGCCAGACCACCACGACTTCGACAACGTGACCATGACCCTGCAAGGTGGGTGGTGCCTCCCGGGGTCCTGTGAGTGTGGAAGGGGGCCCTCAGGCACCAGGGTGTGGACGCCTGTCCCTGTGCCAGGCTTCCTGAACTACTACGATGCCTGCTCCGAGGGTCTGCGTGCTGCCAGCCCGGCCCTGCGCCTTGGCGGCCCCGGGGACTCTTTCCACCCCTGGCCGCGCTCCCCCCTGTGCTGGGGCCTCCTGGAGCATTGTCACAACGGCACCAACTTCTTCACCGGGGAGCTGGGGGTGCGCCTGGACTACATCTCCCTCCACAAGAAG GGCGCGGGGAGCTCCATCTACATCCTGGAACAGGAGCAGGCCACCGTGCAGCAGATCCGACGGCTCTTCCCCAAGTTCGCCGACACCCCGGTTTACAACGACGAGGCGGACCCGCTGGTGGGCTGGGCCCTGCCGCAGCCCTGGAGAGCCGACGTGACGTACGCGGCCATGGTGGTGAAG gtCGTGGCGCAGCACCAGAACCCGCCCCGGGCCAACGGCAGCGCGGCCCTGCGCCCCGCGCTCCTGAGCAACGACAACGCCTTCCTGAGCTTCCACCCGCACCCGTTCACGCAGCGCACGCTCACCGCGCGCTTCCAGGTCAACGACACGGAGCCGCCGCACGTGCAGCTGCTGCGCAAGCCGGTGCTCACGGCCATGGCGCTGCTGGCCCTGCTGG ACGGCCGGCAGCTGTGGGCCGAGGTGTCGCGGGGCGGGACGGTGCTGGACAGCAACCACACGGTGGGCGTCCTGGCCAGCGCGCACCTGCCGGCCGGGCCCCGGGACGCCTGGCGCGCCACCGTGCTGCTCTACGCGAGCGACGACACGCGCGCCCACGCCGCCCGCGCCGTGCCCGTGACGCTGCGCCTGCTCGGGGTGCCGCGGGGCCCAG GGCTCGTCTACGTCACCCTGGCCCTGGACAACCCGCGCTGCAGCCCCCACGGCGAGTGGCAGCGCCTGGGCCGGCCCGTCTTCCCCACGGCGGAGGAGTTCCGGCGCATGCGCGCAGCCGAG GACCCGGTGGCCGAGGCGCCGCGCCCCTTCCCCGCCAGCGGCCGCCTGACGCTCAGCGTGGAGCTGCGGCTGCcctcgctgctgctgctgcacgTGTGCGCGCGCCCGGAGAAGCCGCCGGGACCG GTGACCCGGCTCCGTGCCCTGCCCTTGACCCGTGGGCAGGTGCTTTTGGTGTGGTCGGATGAGCGCGTGGGCTCCAAGTGC GTGCCTGTGGACCTATGA